One genomic window of Caldisericota bacterium includes the following:
- a CDS encoding epoxyqueuosine reductase QueH, giving the protein MKLDKTDIPYGNFEKVLLHICCAPDATYPFLYLRGRHYRVTGFFYNPNIHPLSEYEKRLEEIIRFSRVAGMDLEAGKYDKDNWFELIKGTENEPEGGKRCYICYKMRLEETARIAKEKGFDYFTTTLTISPHKNIKWIFEIGEQIGNKYGVKFLKANFKKRNGFKSSIVLSKYYKMYRQNYCGCVFSKIKKEIII; this is encoded by the coding sequence ATGAAATTGGATAAGACCGACATTCCTTACGGAAATTTTGAAAAAGTGCTTCTTCATATCTGTTGTGCTCCGGATGCGACATACCCTTTTTTGTATTTAAGAGGTAGACATTACAGAGTGACGGGGTTTTTCTATAACCCAAACATACACCCCTTAAGTGAGTATGAGAAAAGGCTGGAAGAAATTATACGCTTTTCCCGTGTTGCCGGCATGGATCTTGAGGCAGGCAAGTATGACAAGGATAATTGGTTTGAGCTCATAAAAGGCACTGAAAATGAACCTGAAGGTGGGAAACGGTGCTACATTTGCTATAAGATGCGTCTTGAAGAAACAGCACGAATTGCAAAAGAAAAAGGATTTGACTATTTTACTACCACACTTACTATAAGTCCGCACAAAAACATTAAGTGGATCTTTGAAATAGGAGAACAGATTGGAAACAAATATGGAGTAAAATTTCTTAAAGCGAACTTTAAAAAAAGAAACGGATTTAAATCCAGCATTGTATTGAGCAAATACTATAAAATGTACCGGCAAAACTATTGCGGATGCGTGTTCTCAAAGATTAAAAAAGAAATAATCATTTAA
- a CDS encoding DUF523 domain-containing protein: protein MKKIILVSACLLGLNTRHDGKNSVSKGVLVLKDKYLMIPVCPEQLGGLPTPRMAAEIQSNRKVLKENGEDTTEIFLNGAKEVLELAKLYKIKFALLKDGSPSCGSHSVYDGTFIGTKIKGEGITTELLKKNGIKVFSEDDIEELTDEIG, encoded by the coding sequence GTGAAAAAAATAATACTAGTTAGTGCTTGTTTGTTGGGGCTCAACACCCGGCATGATGGGAAAAATAGCGTAAGCAAAGGCGTGCTTGTGCTTAAAGATAAGTATTTGATGATTCCTGTTTGTCCTGAACAGTTGGGCGGTTTACCCACACCAAGGATGGCAGCAGAAATTCAAAGTAATAGAAAGGTATTGAAAGAGAACGGAGAGGATACTACTGAAATATTTTTGAATGGGGCAAAAGAGGTATTGGAACTAGCAAAACTTTATAAAATAAAATTTGCTCTGTTAAAGGATGGAAGCCCGTCTTGCGGAAGCCATTCTGTTTATGATGGAACATTTATCGGTACTAAAATTAAAGGAGAAGGTATTACTACAGAACTTTTGAAGAAGAACGGAATAAAAGTATTTTCTGAAGATGATATAGAAGAGTTGACAGATGAAATTGGATAA
- a CDS encoding divergent PAP2 family protein, whose translation MWVKELFTNDILIFSVISSLSAQLLKVIFYFAQKKKINWRLAVSPGGNPSSHTAAVTTLTLLLGVRYGLGSPYFTISFLIASIIVVDALSLRREVGEHSKTMNEIFWETAWGKKLREVIDIKIFEELIGHTGLEVAAGFIWGIIIAAIDIILYL comes from the coding sequence ATGTGGGTAAAAGAGCTCTTTACAAATGATATTTTAATATTTTCAGTTATCTCAAGTCTCAGCGCGCAACTATTGAAAGTAATATTTTACTTTGCACAAAAGAAAAAAATAAATTGGCGCCTTGCAGTTTCACCAGGTGGCAATCCAAGTTCCCACACAGCAGCAGTAACAACACTTACACTACTGCTGGGTGTACGATACGGACTGGGCTCCCCTTACTTTACAATTTCATTCCTTATAGCATCAATAATAGTTGTTGATGCCCTTTCCCTGAGAAGAGAAGTGGGAGAGCATTCCAAAACAATGAATGAAATCTTCTGGGAAACAGCATGGGGTAAAAAACTGCGTGAAGTAATTGACATAAAAATCTTTGAAGAACTTATTGGCCATACTGGATTAGAAGTCGCAGCAGGATTTATCTGGGGCATTATTATAGCAGCAATAGATATTATATTATACTTATAA
- the iorB gene encoding indolepyruvate ferredoxin oxidoreductase subunit beta: MKTYKIHLAGVGGQGTIKASSIIGEAAMKKGINVVMSELHGMAQRGGVVTTEVKIGDAHSPVIENGDADLIIGFEPAEVLRSIKKAGGKTFVIMNSARIVPFTVSLGMSTYPDNPLLIKEAIKKFSYLYIIDAKKLAKRAGNIMSLNMVLLGSAVAMPEFPLGYEEIVQSMKESLPEKTIEINLKAFDLGFEGIKNM, from the coding sequence ATGAAAACATATAAAATTCATCTTGCTGGTGTTGGGGGGCAAGGCACAATAAAGGCTTCTTCAATTATTGGCGAAGCTGCTATGAAAAAAGGTATAAATGTAGTGATGAGTGAATTACATGGGATGGCACAGCGTGGAGGGGTAGTAACAACTGAAGTAAAGATTGGCGATGCACATAGTCCTGTCATTGAAAATGGCGATGCAGATTTAATTATTGGTTTTGAACCTGCAGAAGTTTTACGTTCAATAAAAAAAGCAGGCGGAAAGACATTTGTGATAATGAATTCTGCACGTATTGTGCCTTTTACCGTCTCTCTTGGAATGTCAACATATCCGGATAATCCATTGCTCATTAAAGAAGCAATAAAAAAATTCAGTTATCTTTATATCATCGATGCAAAAAAACTGGCAAAAAGGGCAGGAAATATTATGTCGCTTAATATGGTTTTGCTGGGAAGCGCTGTTGCTATGCCAGAGTTTCCTTTGGGATATGAAGAAATAGTCCAATCCATGAAGGAAAGCTTGCCGGAAAAAACTATTGAAATAAACCTTAAAGCATTTGACCTTGGGTTTGAAGGAATAAAAAATATGTGA
- the iorA gene encoding indolepyruvate ferredoxin oxidoreductase subunit alpha, which translates to MNVTKILAGKKEDKLFLLGNEAAVRGALEGGVSFVSTYPGTPSSEIGDVFSKLAREAGVYFEYSTNEKVAVEVSAAAAAAGLRSFVFMKHVGLNVAADSFMSTAYLGVKKGMIILTADDPSMYSSQNEQDNRIYARIAGIPLLEPADPQEVKDLMKFGFELSEQIHLPVLMRTTTRVSHMRGIVHLNDVIPPEGKGFFEKAPSRYVPVPANAVRMRKELLDKLAKAEKIADSTQVNKVYDFGDEFGIITSGGAFNYVMDVVKENNIPAKILKLAFTYPFPQQLVKEFLFTAKNVLIVEEVEPVMEKEVLAIAGKYKIPVDVYGKLTDTLPRIYEYSPDIVKNGIKKISEHTIKKRRYLKTDITLPIRPPILCAGCPHRATYFAVKEAIKKLKLKDVIFPTDIGCYTLGIQPPYEMADYLLSMGSSIGTGTGFSYATDQKIVSFIGDSTFFHAGLPGLVNAVHNKANLLIVVMDNRTTAMTGRQPSPSEPVNGMGETAPEISIENSAKGIGVEFVKTVDPYSLAKAKEVFEEALKHDGVSVVISKHPCALITDTGRKKKNLLMTFTINQDKCTKCMVCVKDWTCPAFYVGKDDTVHIDPLICDGCGVCVQVCPGKAIEVRK; encoded by the coding sequence ATGAATGTAACTAAGATTCTTGCAGGGAAAAAGGAAGACAAATTATTTCTTCTTGGAAACGAGGCAGCTGTGCGTGGCGCTCTTGAAGGAGGCGTATCTTTTGTTTCTACATATCCAGGCACTCCTTCTTCGGAAATCGGAGATGTATTTTCAAAGTTAGCCAGAGAAGCAGGTGTTTATTTTGAATACTCTACAAACGAGAAAGTGGCGGTAGAAGTGTCTGCTGCTGCGGCTGCTGCCGGGCTGAGGTCATTTGTGTTTATGAAGCATGTAGGATTAAACGTCGCAGCAGATTCTTTTATGTCTACTGCTTATCTTGGTGTAAAAAAAGGGATGATTATTCTCACTGCTGATGATCCTTCGATGTATTCATCACAAAATGAACAGGATAATCGTATATATGCGCGGATTGCCGGTATTCCTTTGCTTGAACCTGCGGACCCACAGGAAGTAAAAGATCTTATGAAATTTGGTTTTGAACTCTCCGAACAGATACATTTGCCTGTTTTAATGCGAACTACAACGCGTGTTTCTCACATGAGAGGCATTGTCCATCTTAATGATGTAATACCTCCAGAGGGCAAAGGGTTTTTTGAAAAAGCACCTTCTCGCTATGTGCCTGTTCCTGCTAATGCCGTGAGAATGCGTAAAGAGCTGTTGGATAAGCTCGCAAAAGCCGAAAAGATAGCTGATAGTACGCAGGTGAATAAGGTGTATGATTTTGGAGACGAATTTGGCATCATCACAAGCGGTGGTGCTTTTAACTATGTAATGGATGTCGTTAAGGAAAATAATATTCCTGCAAAAATACTGAAACTTGCGTTTACTTACCCATTTCCACAGCAGCTTGTAAAAGAATTTCTTTTTACGGCAAAAAATGTGCTTATCGTTGAAGAAGTAGAGCCTGTGATGGAAAAAGAAGTACTTGCAATTGCCGGGAAATATAAGATTCCAGTTGATGTGTACGGAAAACTTACCGACACGCTTCCCCGTATTTATGAGTATTCCCCTGACATTGTAAAAAACGGAATAAAGAAAATTAGCGAACATACTATTAAGAAACGGAGATATTTAAAAACAGATATAACGCTTCCTATTCGTCCACCGATTCTTTGTGCAGGCTGTCCTCACCGCGCGACATACTTTGCCGTGAAAGAAGCGATTAAAAAACTTAAGCTGAAAGACGTGATTTTTCCTACTGATATTGGCTGTTATACGCTGGGTATTCAGCCGCCGTACGAAATGGCCGATTACTTGCTTTCTATGGGTTCAAGTATCGGCACAGGAACGGGTTTTTCTTATGCTACAGACCAAAAGATAGTAAGTTTTATTGGCGATTCTACATTTTTTCATGCTGGCCTTCCCGGGCTTGTCAATGCAGTACACAATAAGGCTAATTTGTTGATCGTTGTAATGGACAATAGAACGACTGCGATGACTGGCAGGCAGCCGAGCCCTTCTGAACCTGTTAATGGGATGGGAGAAACGGCACCAGAAATTTCTATTGAAAATAGTGCAAAAGGGATTGGAGTAGAGTTTGTTAAAACTGTTGACCCGTACAGCCTTGCAAAAGCAAAGGAAGTTTTTGAGGAGGCACTTAAGCATGATGGGGTTTCCGTTGTCATATCAAAGCATCCCTGCGCACTGATAACGGATACAGGAAGAAAAAAGAAAAATTTATTAATGACATTTACCATTAATCAGGACAAATGCACGAAGTGTATGGTTTGCGTGAAAGATTGGACCTGCCCTGCTTTCTATGTGGGAAAGGATGACACTGTTCATATTGATCCTCTTATCTGTGATGGGTGTGGTGTGTGTGTTCAGGTTTGTCCTGGAAAAGCGATAGAGGTGAGAAAATGA